A section of the Pectinophora gossypiella chromosome 11, ilPecGoss1.1, whole genome shotgun sequence genome encodes:
- the LOC126370944 gene encoding DENN domain-containing protein Crag isoform X3 has translation MDERRVADYFVVAGLPEKPELLDDSDSGHLKGYTCKAPITDIGVVFPGQGETVPPGFELLELTPTGLPADLNHGSMRSPECFLCFRRGRDRPPLVDIGVMYDGKERLMADAEMVLVSAGGRLANVNNSTAKTFITYRRAHPTAPCNALVVVDICVIVASKQECPPHAFCMIAKNLNKGLMGSDVFLCYKKSMNRPPLIAYKPEVLFRYPMTDRRNLAYPESVPMFCLPMGATLELWPNNAATPKPVFSTFVLTVADATDKVYGSAVTFYESYPYAQLTEYQMEQLGWRVGVTQNTHSLHVNKCVCLLSRWPFSDTFERWLLYILEMSWSKQPLNIPVERYITHLLEEVPFPEPRILLQLSPTNPAERVIVTRGSSQPLVRSGAGFRHLLLNLGPDNCLLLLALAITEQKILIHSLRPDTLTAVSEAVSSLLFPFKWQCPYIPLCPLGLAEVLHAPLPYLIGVDSRFFDLYEPPPDVTCVDLDTNNITICETQKHISLKLLPKRQARTLRQTLEVLYGNIRPASPIHQSNSSRYNGEPTTSLDRDFQRRKKEEALELKIQEAFLRFMAATLQGYRSYLIPITRAPTVGTTDPHALFQMETFLRSRDRTHQRFYALMMKTQMFTRFIEERSFVCDVDQGLTFFDECIERVSAGGASSEEPLLGIDTANESERTVFVLPPDPPEPQATYTYERFDLDATLIAKCRSRGRSGAVQALPAAALASAESLADASPMARRTKQEIAAAQRLARKASLSPEAWAKCLLGACYSLYFLALPCRIMLNRGKEHATLREAFELLERATKLRVPCDEVCYRVMMQLCGVHSLPVLAVRLLFLMKRAGLQPNALTYGYYNRCVLEADWCQDMPSGSQLLWNKLRIAVMGAALFRKAGAQRANRAAGHALHANNAGNSGTLPRVRSAAAVGDGGDLSNLAGLAACEPALSRTSLDSAGGREHEANSNAFEALMRRGNIVRANPARPHAHAMSNAAGILISGLPSNPDLCEVSRPRSNSLGSEDKSTPITIAEKRQTIHVSPDSPSDLRILTRSESFAGDAQIVQNLQRLSFSSGQSNAKSRCSRTLSFPEEPEKEAAANGAVNEDTKASPLKLSPRTPVLADDPLGALAEPPPEQPPPPTVEDPPLPKHELSVSPKLFHRRSNSFQDDPPEQTEGKLHRSETAPGTMSSSLATLGNTLKIFGPTSIAGKKSNELLQSGLSSLKSAATSMAKKFDEMKEVISANSTPVKGAIGNATSALSSLIAEEDSTDGSSEINPDEWIGGMGFRRASSDADLACSMERGSLATLLSHLPDNLYPTHTDNPKPENISVFVHMSSCSQCHQCLALLYDEDIMAGWAADDSNLNTRCTACGRHTVPVLSAQVVRTGQTQAESISVPYLNPLVLRKEFESILGREGDACLAEPDFVESHPIVYWNLVWFLERANIENHLPDLLCPDYQAKYHSSDTLHEAERSVCHVICNWDLVRLHAEAGTALYVAWREKRAAHQRSRAIQALLLTEHLQAATHSVALTVLDGLLSNDLTDSLRKLAGWRETTWGNKRYHSYYRDVLFLAMAALGEHNIDLIALQREYTRALEQLQQSGEARPQDLPPSPTAVCCRHYFKRLRLCDE, from the exons GGGTCATGTACGACGGCAAGGAGCGCCTCATGGCTGACGCGGAGATGGTCCTAGTATCAGCTGGTGGGCGTCTCGCCAACGTGAACAACTCGACTGCGAAGACCTTCATAACGTACCGGCGCGCACACCCCACCGCACCCTGCAACGCCCTGGTGGTGGTCGACATCTGTGTCATAGTTGCCAGCAAGCAGGAGTGTCCGCCACACGCCTTCTGTATGATCGCCAAGAACTTGAACAAAG GGCTAATGGGCAGCGATGTGTTTCTCTGCTACAAGAAGTCAATGAACCGTCCTCCGTTAATAGCTTACAAACCAGAAGTATTATTTAG GTATCCAATGACAGACCGTCGCAACCTAGCATACCCTGAATCAGTGCCGATGTTCTGCCTGCCGATGGGCGCGACCCTCGAGCTGTGGCCCAACAACGCGGCCACGCCCAAGCCCGTCTTCTCTACCTTCGTGCTCACCGTCGCTGACGCCACGGACAAG GTCTACGGCTCAGCTGTGACATTCTACGAGTCATACCCGTACGCCCAGCTGACGGAGTATCAGATGGAACAGCTAGGCTGGCGCGTGGGCGTCACACAGAACACGCATTCCTTGCATGTCAACAAATGCGTGTGCCTGCTATCACGTTGGCCCTTCAGCGACACCTTCGAAAGATGGCTGCTTTATATACTG GAAATGTCATGGAGTAAACAACCGTTGAATATACCTGTTGAAAGGTATATCACACATTTATTGGAAGAAGTACCCTTTCCGGAACCCAGGATATTATTGCAG CTATCACCAACAAACCCAGCGGAGCGTGTGATAGTTACGCGAGGCAGTTCACAGCCACTCGTCCGAAGCGGCGCGGGTTTCAGACACCTACTACTAAACTTAGGACCTGACAACTGCCTGCTCTTACTCGCTCTAGCTATCACCGAACAGAAGATCCTCATACACTCGCTCAG GCCCGACACGCTCACAGCAGTTTCGGAAGCAGTATCAAGTCTTCTGTTCCCGTTCAAATGGCAATGCCCGTACATACCTTTATGTCCATTAG GACTGGCGGAGGTATTACACGCTCCTCTGCCGTATCTAATCGGGGTGGACTCTAGGTTTTTTGACTTATACGAGCCCCCGCCTGACGTGACGTGTGTCGATTTGGATACGAATAATATCACA ATATGCGAAACTCAGAAACACATATCGTTAAAACTCTTACCGAAAAGACAAGCCAGGACATTACGACAAACGCTTGAAGTTTTATACGGAAATATTAGACCAG cgTCACCCATCCATCAATCGAATAGCAGTCGGTATAATGGCGAACCAACCACAAGTTTAGACAGAGACTTCCAAAGGCGGAAAAAAGAG GAAGCCCTAGAGCTGAAGATCCAAGAAGCATTCCTTCGGTTCATGGCGGCGACACTGCAAGGGTACCGGAGCTATCTCATACCGATCACACGGGCGCCCACTGTTGGAACTACGGACCCACATGCCCTGTTCCAGATGGAGACTTTCCTTCGGTCTAGAGATAGG ACACACCAACGCTTCTACGCTCTGATGATGAAGACTCAGATGTTCACACGTTTCATAGAGGAACGATCTTTCGTATGCGACGTGGACCAAGGGCTGACATTCTTCGACGAGTGTATAGAGCGAGTGTCTGCCGGTGGCGCGTCCAGTGAGGAGCCACTACTTGGTATAGACACGGCGAATGAGTCCGAACGGACCGTGTTTGTATTGCCACCGGACCCGCCTGAACCAC AGGCGACCTACACGTACGAGAGGTTCGACTTAGACGCGACGCTGATAGCCAAGTGCCGGAGTCGCGGGCGAAGCGGCGCTGTGCAGGCATTGCCGGCCGCTGCGCTCGCTTCGGCTGAATCATTGGCTGATGCTTCGCCTATGGCAAGACGAACGAAGCAGGAGATTGCTGCTGCGCAAAG ATTGGCGCGCAAAGCAAGTTTGTCTCCGGAAGCCTGGGCGAAGTGTCTCCTAGGCGCGTGCTACTCGCTGTACTTTCTAGCGTTGCCGTGCAGAATTATGCTTAATCGCGGGAAAGAACACGCTACATTGAGAGAAGCGTTTGAGCTGTTAGAACGAGCCACCAAGTTGCGAGTGCCTTGTGATGAA GTATGCTACCGCGTGATGATGCAGCTATGCGGCGTGCACTCCCTACCGGTGTTGGCAGTGCGACTCTTGTTCCTGATGAAACGAGCCGGCTTGCAACCCAATGCCCTGACCTATGGTTATTACAACCGATGCGTGCTTGAGGCTGATTGGTGTCAGGATATGCCTAG CGGTTCCCAGCTACTATGGAACAAGCTAAGGATAGCGGTGATGGGCGCAGCACTGTTCCGCAAGGCTGGCGCGCAGCGAGCCAACCGCGCCGCGGGGCACGCACTCCACGCTAACAACGCTGGAA ACAGCGGCACATTACCTCGCGTCCGCTCGGCGGCGGCAGTGGGTGATGGTGGCGACTTGTCCAACCTCGCGGGCCTGGCTGCGTGCGAGCCCGCACTAAGTCGGACTAGCCTTGACTCTG CAGGTGGACGTGAACACGAGGCGAACTCCAACGCATTCGAAGCGCTGATGCGGCGCGGGAACATCGTGCGGGCCAACCCCGCGCGCCCGCACGCACACGCCATGTCTAACGCGGCTGGGATACTCATCTCTG GTCTACCTTCAAATCCGGATTTATGCGAAGTGTCAAGACCGAGAAGTAATTCGCTCGGAAGTGAAGATAAAAGTACTCCCATAACCATTGCTGAGAAAAGACAG ACGATCCACGTGAGCCCCGACAGTCCGTCAGATCTCCGCATCTTGACGCGGTCCGAGAGCTTCGCCGGAGACGCGCAGATTGTCCAGAACTTACAGAGGCTTTCATTTTCTAGCG GACAATCAAACGCCAAGTCGCGGTGTTCGCGAACCCTTAGTTTTCCCGAAGAGCCGGAGAAGGAAGCGGCAGCTAATGGAGCGGTTAACGAAGACACCAAAGCTTCACCACTCAA ACTGTCTCCCCGAACACCAGTCTTAGCGGACGACCCTCTAGGCGCCCTGGCTGAGCCTCCGCCAGAACAACCTCCACCACCCACTGTGGAAGACCCACCCCTACCCAAACACGAACTCAGCGTCAGCCCCAAGCTGTTCCATCGACGCAGCAACTCCTTCCAGGATGATCCTCCAGAGCAGACTGAAGG GAAACTGCATAGAAGCGAGACGGCGCCCGGTACCATGTCTTCAAGCCTCGCTACCTTGGGGAACACACTGAAGATCTTTGG TCCAACAAGCATAGCAGGCAAGAAATCCAACGAACTGCTCCAAAGTGGACTGAGCAGTCTGAAGTCGGCCGCAACTAGTATGGCGAAGAAGTTCGACGAAATGAAGGAGGTTATATCTGCCAACTCGACGCCTGTGAAGGGAGCCATAGGGAATGCGACCAGTGCTCTGAGCAGTTTAATAGCCGAGGAAGATTCTACCGACGGGTCTTCCGAGATCAATCCCGATG AATGGATAGGTGGCATGGGTTTCCGGCGGGCTTCAAGCGACGCAGACTTAGCGTGTTCTATGGAACGGGGGTCTCTCGCCACCCTACTGTCTCATCTGCCCGACAATTTGTATCCTACACATACG GATAACCCAAAGCCAGAGAACATCTCAGTGTTCGTGCACATGTCCTCTTGCTCGCAATGCCACCAGTGCCTGGCTCTGCTATACGATGAAGACATCATGGCGGGCTGGGCAGCGGACGACTCCAACCTAAACACGCGTTGCACCGCCTGCGGCCGACACACCGTGCCCGTGCTCTCTGCGCAG GTGGTGCGTACGGGACAAACACAAGCAGAATCTATTAGCGTGCCTTATTTAAACCCCTTAGTGCTGAGGAAAGAATTCGAATCTATTTTAG GTAGAGAAGGTGACGCGTGCCTAGCGGAGCCAGACTTCGTAGAATCACACCCGATAGTATACTGGAACCTGGTGTGGTTCCTGGAGCGAGCCAACATCGAGAACCACCTGCCTGATCTGCTGTGTCCTGATTATCAAGCCAAGTATCACAGCTCCGACACGCTCCATGAAGCAGAAAGATCTG TATGCCACGTGATCTGCAACTGGGACCTGGTGCGTCTGCACGCGGAGGCGGGCACGGCGCTGTACGTAGCTTGGCGGGAGAAGCGCGCCGCGCACCAGCGCTCGCGGGCCATACAGGCGCTGCTGCTCACCGAGCACCTGCAGGCTGCCACGCACTC agTGGCGCTGACAGTACTCGACGGGTTGCTTAGCAACGACCTGACGGACTCGCTGCGGAAGCTAGCGGGCTGGAGGGAGACTACTTGGGGGAACAAAcgatatcactcttattacag AGACGTCCTCTTCCTCGCGATGGCAGCTCTAGGCGAGCACAACATCGACCTGATAGCCCTCCAGCGCGAGTACACGCGCGCCCTCGAGCAGTTGCAGCAGAGCGGCGAGGCGCGGCCGCAGGACCTGCCGCCGTCGCCCACCGCCGTCTGCTGCCGGCACTACTTCAAGCGGCTGCGGCTCTGTGATGAATGA
- the LOC126370944 gene encoding DENN domain-containing protein Crag isoform X1, producing the protein MDERRVADYFVVAGLPEKPELLDDSDSGHLKGYTCKAPITDIGVVFPGQGETVPPGFELLELTPTGLPADLNHGSMRSPECFLCFRRGRDRPPLVDIGVMYDGKERLMADAEMVLVSAGGRLANVNNSTAKTFITYRRAHPTAPCNALVVVDICVIVASKQECPPHAFCMIAKNLNKGLMGSDVFLCYKKSMNRPPLIAYKPEVLFRYPMTDRRNLAYPESVPMFCLPMGATLELWPNNAATPKPVFSTFVLTVADATDKVYGSAVTFYESYPYAQLTEYQMEQLGWRVGVTQNTHSLHVNKCVCLLSRWPFSDTFERWLLYILEMSWSKQPLNIPVERYITHLLEEVPFPEPRILLQLSPTNPAERVIVTRGSSQPLVRSGAGFRHLLLNLGPDNCLLLLALAITEQKILIHSLRPDTLTAVSEAVSSLLFPFKWQCPYIPLCPLGLAEVLHAPLPYLIGVDSRFFDLYEPPPDVTCVDLDTNNITICETQKHISLKLLPKRQARTLRQTLEVLYGNIRPASPIHQSNSSRYNGEPTTSLDRDFQRRKKEEALELKIQEAFLRFMAATLQGYRSYLIPITRAPTVGTTDPHALFQMETFLRSRDRTHQRFYALMMKTQMFTRFIEERSFVCDVDQGLTFFDECIERVSAGGASSEEPLLGIDTANESERTVFVLPPDPPEPQATYTYERFDLDATLIAKCRSRGRSGAVQALPAAALASAESLADASPMARRTKQEIAAAQRLARKASLSPEAWAKCLLGACYSLYFLALPCRIMLNRGKEHATLREAFELLERATKLRVPCDEVCYRVMMQLCGVHSLPVLAVRLLFLMKRAGLQPNALTYGYYNRCVLEADWCQDMPSGSQLLWNKLRIAVMGAALFRKAGAQRANRAAGHALHANNAGNSGTLPRVRSAAAVGDGGDLSNLAGLAACEPALSRTSLDSAGGREHEANSNAFEALMRRGNIVRANPARPHAHAMSNAAGILISGLPSNPDLCEVSRPRSNSLGSEDKSTPITIAEKRQTIHVSPDSPSDLRILTRSESFAGDAQIVQNLQRLSFSSGQSNAKSRCSRTLSFPEEPEKEAAANGAVNEDTKASPLKLSPRTPVLADDPLGALAEPPPEQPPPPTVEDPPLPKHELSVSPKLFHRRSNSFQDDPPEQTEGKLHRSETAPGTMSSSLATLGNTLKIFGRYSPARLSLRKENMKIGKAMIENYFSPTSIAGKKSNELLQSGLSSLKSAATSMAKKFDEMKEVISANSTPVKGAIGNATSALSSLIAEEDSTDGSSEINPDEWIGGMGFRRASSDADLACSMERGSLATLLSHLPDNLYPTHTDNPKPENISVFVHMSSCSQCHQCLALLYDEDIMAGWAADDSNLNTRCTACGRHTVPVLSAQVVRTGQTQAESISVPYLNPLVLRKEFESILGREGDACLAEPDFVESHPIVYWNLVWFLERANIENHLPDLLCPDYQAKYHSSDTLHEAERSVCHVICNWDLVRLHAEAGTALYVAWREKRAAHQRSRAIQALLLTEHLQAATHSVALTVLDGLLSNDLTDSLRKLAGWRETTWGNKRYHSYYRDVLFLAMAALGEHNIDLIALQREYTRALEQLQQSGEARPQDLPPSPTAVCCRHYFKRLRLCDE; encoded by the exons GGGTCATGTACGACGGCAAGGAGCGCCTCATGGCTGACGCGGAGATGGTCCTAGTATCAGCTGGTGGGCGTCTCGCCAACGTGAACAACTCGACTGCGAAGACCTTCATAACGTACCGGCGCGCACACCCCACCGCACCCTGCAACGCCCTGGTGGTGGTCGACATCTGTGTCATAGTTGCCAGCAAGCAGGAGTGTCCGCCACACGCCTTCTGTATGATCGCCAAGAACTTGAACAAAG GGCTAATGGGCAGCGATGTGTTTCTCTGCTACAAGAAGTCAATGAACCGTCCTCCGTTAATAGCTTACAAACCAGAAGTATTATTTAG GTATCCAATGACAGACCGTCGCAACCTAGCATACCCTGAATCAGTGCCGATGTTCTGCCTGCCGATGGGCGCGACCCTCGAGCTGTGGCCCAACAACGCGGCCACGCCCAAGCCCGTCTTCTCTACCTTCGTGCTCACCGTCGCTGACGCCACGGACAAG GTCTACGGCTCAGCTGTGACATTCTACGAGTCATACCCGTACGCCCAGCTGACGGAGTATCAGATGGAACAGCTAGGCTGGCGCGTGGGCGTCACACAGAACACGCATTCCTTGCATGTCAACAAATGCGTGTGCCTGCTATCACGTTGGCCCTTCAGCGACACCTTCGAAAGATGGCTGCTTTATATACTG GAAATGTCATGGAGTAAACAACCGTTGAATATACCTGTTGAAAGGTATATCACACATTTATTGGAAGAAGTACCCTTTCCGGAACCCAGGATATTATTGCAG CTATCACCAACAAACCCAGCGGAGCGTGTGATAGTTACGCGAGGCAGTTCACAGCCACTCGTCCGAAGCGGCGCGGGTTTCAGACACCTACTACTAAACTTAGGACCTGACAACTGCCTGCTCTTACTCGCTCTAGCTATCACCGAACAGAAGATCCTCATACACTCGCTCAG GCCCGACACGCTCACAGCAGTTTCGGAAGCAGTATCAAGTCTTCTGTTCCCGTTCAAATGGCAATGCCCGTACATACCTTTATGTCCATTAG GACTGGCGGAGGTATTACACGCTCCTCTGCCGTATCTAATCGGGGTGGACTCTAGGTTTTTTGACTTATACGAGCCCCCGCCTGACGTGACGTGTGTCGATTTGGATACGAATAATATCACA ATATGCGAAACTCAGAAACACATATCGTTAAAACTCTTACCGAAAAGACAAGCCAGGACATTACGACAAACGCTTGAAGTTTTATACGGAAATATTAGACCAG cgTCACCCATCCATCAATCGAATAGCAGTCGGTATAATGGCGAACCAACCACAAGTTTAGACAGAGACTTCCAAAGGCGGAAAAAAGAG GAAGCCCTAGAGCTGAAGATCCAAGAAGCATTCCTTCGGTTCATGGCGGCGACACTGCAAGGGTACCGGAGCTATCTCATACCGATCACACGGGCGCCCACTGTTGGAACTACGGACCCACATGCCCTGTTCCAGATGGAGACTTTCCTTCGGTCTAGAGATAGG ACACACCAACGCTTCTACGCTCTGATGATGAAGACTCAGATGTTCACACGTTTCATAGAGGAACGATCTTTCGTATGCGACGTGGACCAAGGGCTGACATTCTTCGACGAGTGTATAGAGCGAGTGTCTGCCGGTGGCGCGTCCAGTGAGGAGCCACTACTTGGTATAGACACGGCGAATGAGTCCGAACGGACCGTGTTTGTATTGCCACCGGACCCGCCTGAACCAC AGGCGACCTACACGTACGAGAGGTTCGACTTAGACGCGACGCTGATAGCCAAGTGCCGGAGTCGCGGGCGAAGCGGCGCTGTGCAGGCATTGCCGGCCGCTGCGCTCGCTTCGGCTGAATCATTGGCTGATGCTTCGCCTATGGCAAGACGAACGAAGCAGGAGATTGCTGCTGCGCAAAG ATTGGCGCGCAAAGCAAGTTTGTCTCCGGAAGCCTGGGCGAAGTGTCTCCTAGGCGCGTGCTACTCGCTGTACTTTCTAGCGTTGCCGTGCAGAATTATGCTTAATCGCGGGAAAGAACACGCTACATTGAGAGAAGCGTTTGAGCTGTTAGAACGAGCCACCAAGTTGCGAGTGCCTTGTGATGAA GTATGCTACCGCGTGATGATGCAGCTATGCGGCGTGCACTCCCTACCGGTGTTGGCAGTGCGACTCTTGTTCCTGATGAAACGAGCCGGCTTGCAACCCAATGCCCTGACCTATGGTTATTACAACCGATGCGTGCTTGAGGCTGATTGGTGTCAGGATATGCCTAG CGGTTCCCAGCTACTATGGAACAAGCTAAGGATAGCGGTGATGGGCGCAGCACTGTTCCGCAAGGCTGGCGCGCAGCGAGCCAACCGCGCCGCGGGGCACGCACTCCACGCTAACAACGCTGGAA ACAGCGGCACATTACCTCGCGTCCGCTCGGCGGCGGCAGTGGGTGATGGTGGCGACTTGTCCAACCTCGCGGGCCTGGCTGCGTGCGAGCCCGCACTAAGTCGGACTAGCCTTGACTCTG CAGGTGGACGTGAACACGAGGCGAACTCCAACGCATTCGAAGCGCTGATGCGGCGCGGGAACATCGTGCGGGCCAACCCCGCGCGCCCGCACGCACACGCCATGTCTAACGCGGCTGGGATACTCATCTCTG GTCTACCTTCAAATCCGGATTTATGCGAAGTGTCAAGACCGAGAAGTAATTCGCTCGGAAGTGAAGATAAAAGTACTCCCATAACCATTGCTGAGAAAAGACAG ACGATCCACGTGAGCCCCGACAGTCCGTCAGATCTCCGCATCTTGACGCGGTCCGAGAGCTTCGCCGGAGACGCGCAGATTGTCCAGAACTTACAGAGGCTTTCATTTTCTAGCG GACAATCAAACGCCAAGTCGCGGTGTTCGCGAACCCTTAGTTTTCCCGAAGAGCCGGAGAAGGAAGCGGCAGCTAATGGAGCGGTTAACGAAGACACCAAAGCTTCACCACTCAA ACTGTCTCCCCGAACACCAGTCTTAGCGGACGACCCTCTAGGCGCCCTGGCTGAGCCTCCGCCAGAACAACCTCCACCACCCACTGTGGAAGACCCACCCCTACCCAAACACGAACTCAGCGTCAGCCCCAAGCTGTTCCATCGACGCAGCAACTCCTTCCAGGATGATCCTCCAGAGCAGACTGAAGG GAAACTGCATAGAAGCGAGACGGCGCCCGGTACCATGTCTTCAAGCCTCGCTACCTTGGGGAACACACTGAAGATCTTTGG ACGCTATTCGCCCGCCCGACTCTCGTTGCGCaaggaaaacatgaaaattGGCAAGGCTATGATCGAGAACTACTTCAG TCCAACAAGCATAGCAGGCAAGAAATCCAACGAACTGCTCCAAAGTGGACTGAGCAGTCTGAAGTCGGCCGCAACTAGTATGGCGAAGAAGTTCGACGAAATGAAGGAGGTTATATCTGCCAACTCGACGCCTGTGAAGGGAGCCATAGGGAATGCGACCAGTGCTCTGAGCAGTTTAATAGCCGAGGAAGATTCTACCGACGGGTCTTCCGAGATCAATCCCGATG AATGGATAGGTGGCATGGGTTTCCGGCGGGCTTCAAGCGACGCAGACTTAGCGTGTTCTATGGAACGGGGGTCTCTCGCCACCCTACTGTCTCATCTGCCCGACAATTTGTATCCTACACATACG GATAACCCAAAGCCAGAGAACATCTCAGTGTTCGTGCACATGTCCTCTTGCTCGCAATGCCACCAGTGCCTGGCTCTGCTATACGATGAAGACATCATGGCGGGCTGGGCAGCGGACGACTCCAACCTAAACACGCGTTGCACCGCCTGCGGCCGACACACCGTGCCCGTGCTCTCTGCGCAG GTGGTGCGTACGGGACAAACACAAGCAGAATCTATTAGCGTGCCTTATTTAAACCCCTTAGTGCTGAGGAAAGAATTCGAATCTATTTTAG GTAGAGAAGGTGACGCGTGCCTAGCGGAGCCAGACTTCGTAGAATCACACCCGATAGTATACTGGAACCTGGTGTGGTTCCTGGAGCGAGCCAACATCGAGAACCACCTGCCTGATCTGCTGTGTCCTGATTATCAAGCCAAGTATCACAGCTCCGACACGCTCCATGAAGCAGAAAGATCTG TATGCCACGTGATCTGCAACTGGGACCTGGTGCGTCTGCACGCGGAGGCGGGCACGGCGCTGTACGTAGCTTGGCGGGAGAAGCGCGCCGCGCACCAGCGCTCGCGGGCCATACAGGCGCTGCTGCTCACCGAGCACCTGCAGGCTGCCACGCACTC agTGGCGCTGACAGTACTCGACGGGTTGCTTAGCAACGACCTGACGGACTCGCTGCGGAAGCTAGCGGGCTGGAGGGAGACTACTTGGGGGAACAAAcgatatcactcttattacag AGACGTCCTCTTCCTCGCGATGGCAGCTCTAGGCGAGCACAACATCGACCTGATAGCCCTCCAGCGCGAGTACACGCGCGCCCTCGAGCAGTTGCAGCAGAGCGGCGAGGCGCGGCCGCAGGACCTGCCGCCGTCGCCCACCGCCGTCTGCTGCCGGCACTACTTCAAGCGGCTGCGGCTCTGTGATGAATGA